A genomic window from Babylonia areolata isolate BAREFJ2019XMU chromosome 9, ASM4173473v1, whole genome shotgun sequence includes:
- the LOC143285771 gene encoding uncharacterized protein LOC143285771 yields MDEFQNSFSEVFFAMSKVLLFSADFVFRLFRLRILKRVNSEHFVHANLVLIYIYLLQQNELTCMDNTVLASCVFIYACNTLSLVLNYYFGYIWRLLYIIYSKIQAYGKLRVFIYGTSLAFAAALISYLTVLGLTFAGASFSAHMMWRFEDNIIYIDQAITVPQEIFVHPSTKGEKPPFYLSKMHRYLMEDVQMLCKFTLEAPYDFHPTDYDVVWRRNGVPFTMTDRHKHHLSFKEAKNYTFSEWHRKQRGIFKYHLKAVLKIHLLRESDFGIYTCHCRKQSSISYHFLANYLDKYFFKDENETTQRKTKPIHTLSSKRQRELEETVFEDEFYNICEFLIIKIQRRQEIIRAPATAILYFSTSYWHNSWSEDVELLDYYVNARSLEEMCKDSYFHGCSKFLLLYWNFWHMQGVLYGAPPTALMTIWNSGEDPVNCYSLVLCLCEKAYGYHTVKYLRRYYNTTTQQFDLIEVLHPHELMVVPREQNMLNLFRNRSECSPVIERPVCEKPSSVCKDKWNFRTILDFAEVAVTYFHWVEIVVMIVLFIVLVCSIRTTVLFLEFAGRHIRRLTLDGSMAYLTTAERTGLFSQSQNTVAKLPELEENHYDVFLSFSDTQADMERVQDKIASLLERCGINVCLQNRDLSPNLPEIQVLTQAIENSDRFLIFLSSAYLEDHFRKDFEAAMIMETLSSRSEGTSSVLLIKLDQCQVPPWLSHLELHDWTTFSLTHEDHCLRLLKWLERPERKSTFRSILDVCLTILPIVFVGVLFLPCYQLAHKL; encoded by the coding sequence ATGGATGAGTTTCAGAACTCATTCAGTGAAGTCTTCTTTGCCATGTCCAAAGTTCTGTTATTTtctgctgattttgtttttcgtttgtttcgaCTCAGGATTCTTAAACGTGTCAACAGTGAGCATTTTGTGCATGCCAATCTTGTTCTGATTTACATATACCTGTTGCAGCAAAATGAACTTACCTGCATGGATAATACTGTACTGGCTAGTTGTGTATTCATCTACGCTTGCAacactctgtctcttgtcttgaACTATTATTTTGGATACATTTGGAGGCTACTTTACATTATTTACAGCAAAATACAAGCATACGGGAAActgcgtgtgtttatatatggTACGTCATTGGCATTTGCTGCTGCTCTCATTTCATACCTGACCGTTCTTGGCTTAACTTTTGCTGGGGCAAGTTTCAGTGCACATATGATGTGGAGATTCGAAGACAATATCATATATATCGATCAAGCGATAACGGTGCCTCAAGAAATCTTTGTTCATCCTTCCACAAAAGGAGAAAAGCCGCCTTTCTATCTTTCAAAGATGCATCGGTATCTTATGGAAGATGTCCAAATGCTTTGTAAATTCACACTAGAAGCGCCTTACGACTTTCACCCAACTGATTACGATGTGGTGTGGCGCAGGAACGGCGTCCCATTCACTATGACCGACAGACATAAACATCATTTGTCTTTCAAGGAAGCTAAAAACTATACCTTTTCCGAGTGGCATCGGAAACAACGTGGAATCTTTAAATACCATTTGAAAGCAGTTCTTAAAATCCACCTCCTTCGCGAATCAGACTTCGGGATCTATACGTGTCACTGTAGAAAGCAGTCTAGCATATCTTACCATTTTCTTGCAAATTACTtggacaaatatttttttaaagatgaaaatgaaacaaCTCAACGAAAGACAAAACCTATACACACACTATCTTCGAAACGACAACGTGAACTGGAAGAAACAGTATTCGAAGACGAATTCTACAATATTTGTGAATTTTTGATCATCAAAATACAAAGAAGACAAGAAATCATCAGAGCTCCGGCAACTGCCATCCTGTATTTCAGTACAAGTTACTGGCACAATTCTTGGAGTGAAGATGTGGAACTGCTGGACTATTATGTGAACGCCCGCTCGTTGGAAGAGATGTGCAAAGACAGCTACTTTCATGGCTGCTCAAAGTTTCTTCTTCTCTACTGGAATTTCTGGCACATGCAAGGCGTACTATATGGAGCGCCCCCCACGGCGTTGATGACCATATGGAATTCTGGTGAGGATCCTGTGAACTGTTACAGCTTAGTTCTTTGTCTGTGTGAGAAAGCCTATGGGTACCACACCGTGAAATATCTACGTCGTTACTACAACACCACTACGCAGCAGTTTGATCTGATTGAAGTTCTGCACCCCCATGAGCTGATGGTTGTTCCACGTGAACAAAACATGTTGAATCTGTTCAGGAACAGGTCCGAGTGCTCCCCTGTCATTGAACGGCCAGTCTGTGAAAAACCTTCGTCAGTCTGCAAAGATAAATGGAATTTTCGAACCATTCTTGATTTCGCTGAAGTTGCCGTAACGTATTTTCACTGGGTTGAAATCGTTGTCATGATTGTGCTGTTTATAGTTTTAGTATGCTCGATCCGAACGACAGTTTTGTTCCTTGAGTTTGCGGGACGACATATCAGGCGTTTGACACTGGACGGCTCTATGGCCTATCTGACAACAGCAGAACGAACGGGGTTGTTCTCTCAGTCTCAAAATACTGTCGCAAAACTTCCAGAATTAGAAGAAAATCACTAtgatgtctttctgtccttctctgacACACAGGCAGATATGGAAAGAGTTCAAGACAAAATCGCATCCCTCTTGGAGCGTTGTGGTATCAACGTGTGTTTACAAAATCGAGATCTTTCACCGAACTTGCCCGAAATCCAAGTCCTTACCCAAGCCATTGAGAACAGTGACAGATTTCTGATCTTCCTCTCATCAGCTTATTTGGAAGATCACTTTCGCAAGGACTTTGAGGCAGCCATGATCATGGAAACTCTCAGCAGCCGCAGCGAAGGTACCAGTTCGGTTCTCCTGATTAAGCTGGATCAGTGTCAGGTACCACCCTGGTTGAGCCACCTAGAACTTCACGACTGGACCACATTCAGTCTGACTCATGAGGATCACTGCCTCAGGCTGCTGAAATGGCTGGAACGTCCAGAGCGCAAGTCCACCTTTCGTTCGATTCTGGACGTTTGCCTGACCATTCTGCCGATAGTGTTTGTCGGGGTGTTGTTTCTGCCCTGTTATCAGCTCGCTCACAAACTGTAG